A window of Raineyella sp. W15-4 contains these coding sequences:
- a CDS encoding peptidoglycan-binding domain-containing protein, with the protein MTARPIAAIAATVALIAPITSAAVAEAAPTTTTMYVTGYSWWDNTPPGSSDISDPVIHTNAGGTGSYDDPVTLAVGHSITNGRDVLDYPAGTRFYIPALRRYAIVEDTCGDGATPQNGPCHTGYQGHPWIDIYIGGQNVSRSVANNCASRITDLHTVIRDPDAGYVVVPGSLAAGCTVYSETPVRTAATSPTATATATPTASATPTASPTPTRTASATPRPSATATPTPSVRTVGTVSVDHLTSAQRSDRNTASTSISAYGSEVFTVQQALQELGLLRQDKVNGHYGPETVSAVKAFQRQLDDRRTGTLTRRELSRLFRSADLSVRVTD; encoded by the coding sequence ATGACTGCTCGACCGATTGCCGCCATCGCCGCCACTGTTGCCCTCATTGCTCCGATCACGTCTGCGGCGGTGGCCGAGGCCGCCCCGACCACCACGACCATGTACGTCACCGGGTACAGCTGGTGGGACAACACCCCGCCGGGCTCCAGCGACATCTCCGACCCGGTCATCCACACCAACGCCGGAGGGACCGGCAGCTACGACGATCCGGTGACCCTGGCGGTCGGCCATTCGATCACCAACGGGCGCGACGTCCTGGACTACCCCGCCGGCACCCGGTTCTACATCCCGGCACTGCGCCGCTACGCCATCGTCGAAGACACCTGCGGAGACGGCGCCACGCCGCAGAACGGCCCCTGCCACACCGGCTATCAGGGCCACCCCTGGATCGACATCTACATCGGCGGCCAGAATGTCTCCCGGTCCGTGGCGAACAACTGTGCGTCCAGGATCACCGACCTGCACACCGTGATCCGCGACCCGGACGCCGGGTACGTCGTGGTTCCCGGGTCGCTGGCGGCCGGTTGCACGGTCTACAGCGAGACGCCGGTCAGGACCGCTGCCACCAGCCCGACGGCGACCGCCACTGCCACGCCGACCGCCTCCGCCACGCCGACGGCCAGCCCGACACCGACCCGGACCGCGAGCGCCACCCCGAGGCCGTCGGCGACCGCCACCCCGACCCCGTCAGTGCGAACGGTCGGCACCGTGTCCGTCGACCATCTCACGTCGGCACAGCGCAGCGACCGGAACACCGCGTCCACCTCGATCAGCGCGTACGGGTCGGAGGTCTTCACCGTTCAGCAGGCGCTGCAGGAGCTTGGTCTGCTGCGGCAGGACAAGGTCAACGGACACTACGGACCGGAGACCGTGTCGGCCGTCAAGGCGTTCCAGCGACAGCTGGATGATCGGCGGACCGGCACGCTCACCCGCAGGGAACTCAGCCGCCTCTTCCGTTCCGCCGATCTGTCCGTACGCGTCACCGACTGA
- the amrS gene encoding AmmeMemoRadiSam system radical SAM enzyme, with protein MSTPSPAPSHPARYWHALDDGRLQCDVCPRECHLRDGQRGFCFVRMREGDQIVLTTYGRSSGFCLDPIEKKPLNHFYPGTSVLSFGTAGCNLGCKFCQNWDISKSREMDRLMDQASPEELAVAAQRYGCESVAFTYNDPVIFTEYAVDTALACRERGVRTVAVTAGYIQGQARRDLFAAMDAANVDLKGFTEEFYQQLTGGHLLTVLDTLVYLKHETSVWFEITTLLIPGRNDGDEELRAMTRWILTELGPDVPLHFSAFHPAWRMQDVPATPRETLIRAREIALETGLHFVYTGNVHHREGDTTYCPTCRSALIVRDWYDLRSYRLTADGRCPDCGTVIPGRFAATPGHFGSRRIPVRLGL; from the coding sequence ATGTCCACTCCGTCCCCCGCCCCGTCCCACCCCGCCCGCTACTGGCACGCCCTGGACGACGGCCGGCTCCAGTGCGACGTCTGTCCCCGTGAGTGCCATCTGCGCGACGGGCAGCGCGGATTCTGTTTCGTCCGGATGCGGGAGGGTGACCAGATCGTCCTCACCACGTACGGACGATCGTCCGGCTTCTGTCTCGACCCGATCGAGAAGAAGCCGCTCAACCACTTCTACCCGGGCACCTCGGTGCTCTCCTTCGGCACCGCCGGCTGCAACCTCGGCTGCAAGTTCTGTCAGAACTGGGACATCAGCAAGTCTCGCGAGATGGACCGGCTGATGGACCAGGCCTCTCCCGAGGAGCTCGCCGTCGCGGCGCAGCGGTACGGCTGCGAGAGCGTGGCCTTCACCTACAACGACCCGGTGATCTTCACCGAGTATGCCGTCGACACCGCGCTGGCCTGCCGGGAGCGGGGCGTACGGACGGTCGCGGTGACCGCCGGCTACATCCAGGGCCAGGCCCGACGGGACCTGTTCGCGGCGATGGACGCGGCGAACGTCGACCTGAAGGGATTCACCGAGGAGTTCTACCAGCAGCTCACCGGCGGGCACCTGCTGACAGTGCTCGATACCCTTGTCTACCTCAAACATGAGACATCGGTATGGTTCGAGATCACCACACTGCTGATCCCCGGCCGCAACGACGGTGACGAGGAACTACGGGCGATGACCCGGTGGATCCTCACCGAACTGGGCCCCGACGTCCCACTGCACTTCTCCGCCTTCCACCCCGCCTGGCGGATGCAGGACGTTCCCGCCACGCCGCGGGAGACCCTGATCCGGGCCCGCGAGATCGCCCTGGAGACCGGACTGCACTTCGTCTACACCGGCAACGTGCACCACCGCGAGGGGGACACCACCTACTGCCCGACCTGCCGCTCGGCGCTGATCGTCCGCGACTGGTACGATCTGCGCAGCTATCGGCTCACCGCCGACGGGCGGTGTCCTGACTGTGGGACGGTGATCCCGGGTCGTTTCGCCGCGACGCCGGGACACTTCGGGTCACGGCGGATCCCGGTGCGGCTGGGGCTGTGA
- a CDS encoding YbhB/YbcL family Raf kinase inhibitor-like protein, giving the protein MENSPFAKLRDVPRFQLTSTDVTDGEELAPRHRSRRMQIPGGEDVSPQLSWSGFPAATRSFALTCYDPDAPTQSGWWHWAVLDLPVDCTDLATGAGSTTEPGLPEGALTLRNDAGTAGYLGAAPPEGHGRHRYFFTVHAVDVERLDLSPDATPATLGFTLFFHTLGRAWLTPIFGR; this is encoded by the coding sequence ATGGAGAATTCCCCGTTCGCGAAGCTGCGGGACGTGCCGCGCTTCCAGCTGACCAGCACCGACGTCACCGACGGGGAGGAGCTGGCGCCCCGGCACCGGTCCCGGAGGATGCAGATCCCCGGCGGGGAGGACGTCTCGCCGCAGCTGAGCTGGTCCGGCTTCCCGGCGGCCACCCGGTCGTTCGCCCTGACCTGCTACGACCCGGACGCGCCGACCCAGTCGGGCTGGTGGCACTGGGCGGTGCTCGACCTCCCCGTGGACTGCACCGACCTCGCCACCGGCGCGGGCAGCACGACCGAGCCGGGGCTGCCGGAGGGTGCGCTGACCCTGCGCAACGATGCGGGGACGGCGGGCTACCTCGGTGCCGCACCGCCGGAGGGGCACGGCCGGCACCGGTACTTCTTCACCGTGCACGCGGTCGACGTGGAGCGGCTCGACCTGTCGCCGGACGCCACGCCGGCGACACTCGGCTTCACCCTGTTCTTCCACACTCTCGGGCGCGCCTGGCTGACACCGATCTTCGGTCGGTGA
- a CDS encoding Cof-type HAD-IIB family hydrolase gives MPTLDKMPDLPPDPSDVRLVVADMDGTLLDAEGRIPDGLWPLLTRMRERGIAFAPASGRQYATLRHQFDRARDGMVFIAENGSFVVRDGVEVSAMPLDRPFVEEAITRVRTLAGSGRDVGVVLCGKRSAYIERRDPPFVAQAEPYYAELAVVDDVLVPDDEVLKIAVFDFVDSAVTAQALAPLRAGHQVVVSGHHWVDLMGRSVNKGTAIRRLQRTMGIGPANTVAFGDYLNDLEMLGAVEHSYAMANAHPQVRAAARYTAPSNAEQGVITVLSALLAVEPAVGGAVRTTSTLGSRPSDR, from the coding sequence GTGCCGACCCTGGACAAGATGCCGGACCTGCCCCCCGATCCGTCCGACGTACGCCTCGTCGTCGCGGACATGGACGGCACCCTGCTGGACGCCGAGGGCCGGATTCCCGACGGGTTGTGGCCGCTGCTGACCCGGATGCGCGAGCGCGGGATCGCCTTCGCCCCGGCCAGCGGGCGCCAGTACGCGACCCTGCGGCACCAGTTCGACCGGGCCCGTGACGGGATGGTCTTCATCGCCGAGAACGGCTCCTTCGTGGTCCGCGACGGCGTCGAGGTGAGCGCGATGCCGCTGGACCGGCCGTTCGTCGAGGAGGCGATCACCCGGGTCCGTACGCTCGCCGGCAGCGGCCGTGACGTCGGCGTCGTGCTGTGCGGCAAGCGATCGGCCTACATCGAACGTCGGGATCCGCCGTTCGTCGCCCAGGCCGAGCCCTACTACGCCGAGCTCGCCGTGGTGGACGACGTGCTGGTCCCCGACGACGAGGTGCTCAAGATCGCCGTCTTCGACTTCGTCGACTCGGCGGTGACGGCCCAGGCCCTCGCGCCGTTGCGCGCCGGCCACCAGGTGGTGGTGTCCGGCCACCACTGGGTCGACCTGATGGGCCGGTCGGTCAACAAGGGCACCGCCATCCGCCGGTTGCAGCGGACGATGGGCATCGGTCCCGCCAACACGGTGGCCTTCGGCGACTACCTGAACGACCTGGAGATGCTCGGCGCGGTCGAGCATTCGTACGCGATGGCGAACGCCCACCCACAGGTCCGTGCCGCGGCCCGCTACACCGCCCCGTCGAACGCCGAGCAGGGTGTGATCACCGTCCTGTCGGCCCTGCTGGCGGTGGAACCTGCGGTGGGGGGTGCGGTCCGGACCACATCTACGCTAGGCTCCAGGCCATCGGACCGGTAA